Genomic segment of Drosophila takahashii strain IR98-3 E-12201 chromosome X, DtakHiC1v2, whole genome shotgun sequence:
ATACatgttataaaattaataaaaaagtgacaaaaaaaaacattttaatagaaTAGGTAAAGttactaaaataaaacattgataaaataataataatataacaaaaatcCTACATAAAACAGTGCAAATTATAttactgttttttttaagtcattTGAGTATATGCTTTGAATCGCCAAATGaagctaaagaattcgcgttatCTAAAAGAAAATACTAGTACAACATAAAATTTAGTTGTATTATcccaaaaaatacttaataaaTACTTGCACCACAAAGTGATGCTTAAGAATtcgcatttttatatttttgctagGTCAAGTACCGCACTTTTTGCCCAGTGCACATAATCGTGTTCCCTGTCCCGTTTTCCCAGCCAGGGAGCGGCCTTAATGATGATATAGCTGCCGCATCCCATGCTGATCGCTCCGCCGGCTAGTGACGATATCGCCAATTGGCCCCGAAAACATTCCTCAATCCTGCGGCCACTTGCTACTTATCCGGGCCAATTATCTCTGGGAGAAAAACCGATTGGCCGGCTCATCGAAGACTGGAGTGCGGACTACCGGGCTATGGGACTATTGGAGTATCAGACTATCGGACTACCGGACTAATGAGTGCAATTTGCTTCTTGTCTTGGCCACTAAATGCTCGCATTAGTTTAGATAAATAGCTTAATTAATACGTTTAGTCTGGCTGGCAGCTAGAGAGCCTCCATGCCGGCAATTACAACAATAACGAGCGGCAATTATTGGCCTAATGGCATTGTTTGATTTCCGTACTGCACTTTTGGGCGCCATATAGTTCGAGATCCGCTAAGTGGCCACTGGCCAGTGTTTTGCGGGGAGTGGGAGTGGTAGTGGTAGTGGGTGAACACTGTACATATATTGTATGTGTGGAGTGGACCTTTGTTTGGCCTGAGCAAATAGATAGATGGCCGTATTCAGCGGCCCGATTAGCAGCACATTCCCACGCGCGGGCCTCCATTATACCAATTCGCATAAATGGGTGCGAGTAATTCTCTTCTCTCATCAGGGCTAACTTTCACTGTTGGAAGCCCCTTTTTTCGGGGGCTTTAGGTCTCTGtggaaattcaaaaaaattaactgcCAATTTCTTACCCGTTTTCATGGAAGggcctacacacaaaaaaatatagccAATATAATAGTAAAACCAACCAGAGAATTGTCAAATTTAACCAATCAAATAGTTACtctcacaacaacaaaatgcacACAAATGACTATTTTATAGTGGTTTTACTATTAAATATTACccaaagccaaaacaaaatacactcTACTATTTTCAATAGtagaataacttttttttataaattttaccaatcaactttttttgtgtgtatataattGCAAACCGATTTATTCCctttcaaatttaataaatttattattaaattgttgttgttttaaattgttagtaatatttattgatcATTGGAAGTCATTTTAATgtggagttttttttttattattttattttattaaagcaGGAATacgtatacatttttttacataatgtGCCAAAAATCTAGATTTTAGGTATAGCAAAGAtatagtaggggagagtgggggaatttcgtcagcattttttcgaagctattttttgtccatcttgagacacgttatcatatttctatttttattgttgaatgcggttagcaccaagctttaaaatgtgacattcccctatttttttaattagcttggtgatttataaaaaaataaaatgtaaaaccaatatactggggcaatctcaccacacaggggggtaaaatcaccacacaactggggaaatttcgtcacctgaaaaatgtagggagtttaacgcctgaaaatatgctacactgatcaagcgtaccatttttgttgacgtcctatatttgttgctgctgctggtagtctgttcgttagctagctcgtcaaatataaaaatatgtatttaaaataggtgcgaatttacccttagcgtagggtggcgaaatttccccagaccgtacttttttagaaataattatttttcttgcgaaattagtcgcgaagttaaaaatcattgacgcagaaatgcagattatagcactgtgtattatataaaaaatcgtgtatcttattccttttgaattgtggcatacagaaaaaatttcgtcgagaactaaatgtagcttttgaactgttaaaacacattaatattatagcttaattatcttggccttctgtgcaaaacaaatgcactggttgtgtctggccgtcttgaaggactaaaacaaaaaaattatatatttttacgacttatggattccgagatattgcaggtgacgaaattgcccctgtgacgaaattcccccactctcccctacaaatacatataataataaaatattgtcaTTATAAGTATAATAAACTCATATTAtactataatttttgtttatttatgtttcgcTGTCAGCctgacaaataaaattaatattatctgTACAGCTATAATCAATCATTAATCCGTTTCTTAGTTGAACGCATTTTCTGTCGTTTTTGGGATGTTGTGAGTACCAATTCAAAGTGTTTGCTGGCTTTCCAGAGGCTACTGATAAGAATTGCCCTGCGGTCATCAGATCGTTGATACCAAGCCAGTACCAAGTATTATCTTCAAGTTCCAATTGGATGGCAAACAATTCCTTTAGGGTTTTAATGCCCGCTAAATAGCCGCCCATCTGGTGACAAGTTGCTGCGGCCTCGAACCAATTTTTCGTAAGATTCTTCTCAATATAGAAATACCTTGTGCCTATTTTCTCGTACTGCAGTGGGATGTGTTTTGAGTAGTTCGTCGACGGGGCTTCCAGAGGATTGGATTCTTTTTTGGGCACCATACTGAGTACCGTCTGTAATTGAGCTTCCGTATCGTTGAATCTCTTTTCGAAGTTCTCTTTCGATTCCAAAAGGGCATCCAGCTTGGTTTCCAGCAGGTGAAGAAGGTTCTTCAATTGTCTCTCAGTCTCGTTGAGTTTCGCCCCGAGGTCTTCGTTGGTTATGATGTTCTTCAAAGAATTCAGCATTGTGATTCTTTGGGCCTCCACCGTCGACTGAACTGCCAGGAGTTTCATTTGGATGGACTGCTGTTCGCCGTGGATGCTTTGCAGTGTGGAATTGGTCTCGGGATTCAGATCCATCAGATCCTGCGAACTCGCCGCGAGTCCTGGCACATTCAGGATAATAAGGACcgacacagaaaaaaaaacatgcttcagCATTTCGAAAGTGTATGACCACCACTCGAAGAGATCTTTCAAGACCAACTGAAATTAATCTGCGTGTTTTGAAACAAAGAAACTGTAAAATTCTGATAAGAGTAATCGCTGAGGTTTCCTGAGGTTGAACAAATTCCGGATGCTTGAtagtgttgttgtttttttttttggtaagtgGCTGACCTTATACTACGTAATCAAAATTTAGGTGAATATTAAGGTTaaagggccgttttcttgcccgcctgttaaatttaagggAAGCTTTAAAATcagatttcccatacgatttcaagtTTTAAGCCctactttaaaattaacaaaaggACGAGATATAgcattgtgtatatttatgttTCATTATCTAATTGGCAAATAAAATACCATTTATTACTACAATTGTTTTTATCCATCCCCCTGTTATCAAGAGCAACGCATGCATTTTGAAGCCTGGGCTCTCCGCTGTTCCACTTAAGAACGGTGGCAGGCTTCCCGGAGGCCGTAGATATGAACTTTCCATCTTCCTTCAAATGCTTGATGCCAGTCCAGTACCAGAAATATGGTTCTTTAAGTTTCGGCATTATGGCTGCGAGTTCCTCTTCGGTTTTGAAAGCCGCCAAATAGCCGCCCATTCCACGACATGTTTCTGCAGCCTCCTCCcaggattttaaaatattatgttcgatataaaaatatctagaGCCAATTAGCTCAAACTTCGGATGCATGATCGTGTTATTAATTGTGGAAAGGGTTTCGAGAAGGGTTTTCTGAAAGGCCGATAGTTGGTTCTCCAGTGCCAGAAGTTGGTTTTCAGTTTTGTTTTGAAGCTCCTTTAGTTGAGCTTCCACTTTAATCTCAAACATCCGTAGTTGTCCCTCCGTTCCATTCAATCTCGCCTCAAAAGATTCAAAAATGGCTTTATTCTGGTCCTCCAGCTTTTTCTGAACCGCCAGAAATTGGGAGTCCAATTCCGATTGCTGCTCGCCGTGgatgtttttcattttggaaCTGGCCTCGCGAATTAAATCCACCATCCCATTCCCATTGTCCTGCGAATTCGCCAGAAATCCGTGCACATTCAGGACAATTAGGAGCAACACAGAAAAATAAGCAAGCTTCAGCATTTCGAATGTGTATAACAACCGCTCAAAGAAATCTTTCAAAACGTACTAAATTTAATCTGCTTGCTTATAAGCAAGACAACTGAAAAATTCTGATAAGCGGTATAATCGCTGAGATAACCGAAGGTTAAGCGAATTCCCGATGCTTGCAAATATTGTTGAAAACGATCCCATACGTTCATTCAAGTGTGCAACCTGTAAGAAGTCGATGGTTATTGTATTTATATGAAGGGTCCTGTAAAATCATGCAAATTTACGGAGATTTAGCTTAcagcaaaaacatttttgagcCAATATTataattcattcataaaagcgatttatttgtaaatgaaataaataccattcaaatgaaaacattttctaacattgagtaaacttttatttaaataataaaattgagaCATGGCTAAAAGACTTAATTACCATGTATTAATTATTTGGATTTCCAAGCTTTTCAAACAACcctcttgttttaataaaataacccCATTTTTGATTATAGAAACACTGCTGGCATTTAAGTTTATCATGCAGATTAGAGGGCTACATGAGTGTTGGGAGGCCGATAAAtccataatataaatatatttatttcaatagcCACAATCGGAAATTCCAGACATTCACATTGTTGCAAATAACATATAACGTAACTTAAACAAGAACCACAAGAACCAAAGCCACATCTATTttgaattgtatttaaaaaaaatatatatagcttACAACTTACATTTAGGTTTCATTATCTAattggcaaataaaataacgTCCAAAGCTACAACGGATATCACGCATGCCCCATTTATCCAGCTCAACGCATGCACCGCTATTGTTGGGCTCTCCCTTCTTCCACCTAAAAATGGTTGCAGGCTTTCCGGAGGCCGTGGATATGAACGTGCCATCTTCCTTCAAATGCTTGATGCCAGTCCAGTACCAGCTCAGACTATCAAGTTTCGGCATTATGGCCGCGAGTTCCTCTTGGGTTTTGAAAGCCGCCAAATAGCCGCCCATTGCACGACATGTTTCTGCAGCCTTATCCCAGGATTGCACAATATTATTTTCGATATAAAAATGTCTAGAGCCAATTAGCTCGAACTTTGGAGGGATGATCTTGGAATTGATTGTGGAAAGGGTTTCGAAAAGGGTTTTCTGTAAGGCCGATAGTTGGTTCGCCAGCGCCATAAGTTGGTTTTCAGCTTTGTTTTGAAGCTCCTTTAGTTGGGCCTCTACTTTGGTCTCGAATCTCTCCTCAAAGGATTTAAAAAGGGCAGTATTTTGGTCCTCTAGCTTTTTCTGAACCGCCAGAAGTTGGGCATCCAGCTTGCTTTGCATAGAAATCTCCAACTTGGACTGAACTGCCAGGAGCTTCATCTGGATGGACTGCTGCTCGCCGTGGATTCTTTCCAACTTGGAATTGGTCTCGGGAACCAACTCAATAATCGGATTGATCTTGCTAAGGCAGAAGTCGCCACACTGATTCTGTGGGTCCTGCAACAGGCAAGTGGATCGCCCATTTTCCTCTGATTTCGCAACAGATCCTTGAGACACCAGGATAATAAGGAGCAGCATCGGAAAATATATCAGCCTCAGCattgcaaatttttaaaactattcaaAGGGAACTCTTGAAACGTactgaattttatttgttgctaATAAAGAAACCGAAAATATTGCTGATAAGAGGCAAAATACAGACTTTTTGTGATTAGGGTCAAAACCGactttaaactatttataaaaagttaGATTGGTACATTTGAACAACAAAttatacactcatagaaattttccggtaaaatcgccctaaaaacaaggaaaatcgccctaaaacgggggtcaatggcgactaggcaacaaaattagggcaaattgccctaaaaatacgggtgaatttgtcatacatttagggcgatttttcgtagatctagggcgatttttctattttcaaaggtaattgccctaaaaataagaaatgagacccttaaactaaaggcagttttctttaaatccagggcgatttttctggacttataggcgaattgccctggaaatcggaaaaaatacctttaaactaaaggcagattttcataaatctagggtgtttttctggattttagggcaaattgccctagaaatatgaaaaaatatcctgaaactaaaggcagattttcataaatgtagggcgtttttctggatttataggcgaattgccctaaaaaaagcaaagtgctccccaaaatttcccggtttttttttataaataaaaatacgatttcattatattttttttgtttttttttttatatttttgtttgttgttatttacacaatttctaattatatacatttacatacttttctacttattcttattgctaaaagaattacatcgatcgtaaaaataatgttttggcttaatgtattttttggtctTTAGGTTGTGTGCTTCCGCCGGagggaattttaggtcttttaaggtttattacaataagtactgatagaaataatattttttttggaatgaacagattgtttctttaaaatagttacagttttaaggttttataatCCTCCAAGAGTTCGGATAAAGCTTTACCTTTCTTATCAGACTctaaatgaatttcataaaacattttttggataaatgtcgtggtttaaaacaaaaaatattttgaagcacacatcaatacttttcaataaggttcgcattctataaaaaaacctCTGATAGGTAAACTGGAAATTCACCAAGGTCAAAAAGGGCTTGTTCCCACGTTGCAGCTGAATGGTTGCAGTTTCGGCTTTCCGGATTAGCAATTTTCCGTCAATGCCTTTAGATGTGTTTGCAGTTCCCCAACAGTAGCCTTCCAAACCAAGAAACGGCTTCGCGGGTCCGCAATGGTGTGCTTCGCGTTCTTGCTCCCGCCGTCCTTCTTTGTCATTGCTGTCGCACCAACACTGAATGGATCGCATgccaaattaaagttgattgtatctctattaaataaaaacagtctatttattgaatgagaaaagaaaaagagaaacaGCACATACCTTCAGCGTGGCTTTCCAAAGATTTGAGCAGTTTTATTCCCTtactttcgcttttaaaaagtgCGAAAAGTGGTTTGCGGAAGCTGGATCTCAAAGACGTTCTCaatctaaaacaagaaaaaaaattgttagaaattaatataaaaatgcactactaacagtcagaattttcatttagcctgcgATTGCGTTTGCTGCTACTTCTGGAAAAAACGACGAAATGACGCAATAGAAATATGGGGGTTATTTTGgcatatgcacttgtgaatgcggtttgtccggtgcataaatacagatttcttgtaaatatatacatatgtatgtgtgtattctgttgcatcatctttttaactcaagcattatttacatatacacatacatatatgtatactcttattaatgatcttaCTTTGTTTTGCCACACTTCCAAAACTTCCGCTTCTGGACCGTCTAGTTGAACAGGAATTTCTCCTCGTAGCTGCTTccagtcaatttttttaaagtttcagctgcattttcctttgttacagatatgtaaattcaattagttattaatatccaaattgcacaattatatgtatgtatgtactcaccagaaaacagagaaagaatcgcctcccaagtcctttaatagcgtttacatttttcactttttcacaaacaaaaggttTCACAAACACGTCTTACGCCGCCAAGcgcccgaaaaattatgacaaagtctAGACAATGCAACTCTTTCTACCCCCACCCTTGCCACTGCAACGGACGAAAGGtagaaaagaagaagaaaaagggtggacttctctaaagtcaaatgcgctcagcatcaaaattcatagaaaaaggtccgccctaatatacacacacattcacttgttttgacctgtcaaccgcacacacatacacacatgtattacatatgtatccattaattgcgtcttaaaatttcgtttgactcttccttgtttttagggcaatttcagaacattttttttgctattttgttcaacgttttagggcgatttcgccctaaaaagaaggaattacttttggagtcgactcatgaaaattcgccctaaaaaacagggcaaattggcctttttggaaaaactaaccctaaaaaatattttccatggcgatttttcgtaactttagggctagccacccgtataataagaaaatttttcgtagttttagggcgacctcggttttagggcgacttttctagtatttaggtaaaaatttctatgagtgtatgtACCTATTTTTCTGTAGTTTACTCTGTGTTTTAATaattgattatttatttatttatatgtttttagaAACACAGCTGGCATTAAATTGTCATATTGATTAGGGGCTTTAATGAGTGCTATTCATATATGGACATTTCCAGAATGTCGGACgtgacagttttttttttttaaatgctttatGGACATTTTTATAGCCAAAtagatttgattttaaatttttttataaatacatacattttaCTTACTGTTTTGTTTGTACCAAATTAAAGATACAAAGATCTATTAAATGGATTGCCGTAATTTTTCGCCGGCATAAGAGTCAAAAACAGCTGAATACAGAacagataaataataaatagaccaactatattcaaaaatgttgaaaaaaatgagaaatcaaaaaaatcacTTGTTTTCTTGTCTCGTCATTAGTTTACCTATTTTACTTATGGCTAGACAGATACCCTTTATTTTATGACCATTAATAGAAGAGCGCCAGagctataaaacaaaaaaataaaaactacaaaatatgTACTTTATCACTCATATTTTTAAGTCCAAAAAATGTCACGTCCGACATCCTGGAAATGGCCATATTTGATCTAATAGCCTCAATCGAAGTCtaagaaaataattacaaataataatttatgttGCAGAATGTTTCTATAATTTTAGCTACAATTCAACACGACATAAGAAATTGCACAAAGCATTCCTTTCATTATGataaaggtaaatataaaaccaATGACTGGTCAGTCACTTAAAAGCTCATATATCCACAAGGCAACCCGCATCTGATTATAGGCCACACCTAAAAAGATGAGCTTCCGGCGATTGCATTCCCTCGCCAGCATATCGAATCAATTTCTCACGTTTTCGATTTCAGCTCACCGATCGATTTTAAAGCGATTTCCCTGTGTCCAATGGCTGCCGCCAGATCGAAGGTGGAAAATGCGCCACAAAGACAATGGGTAATGCCGATCCGAGACCCCGAAAACCCATAACACATAGCCCATAACCCATAACCGAAAACCAAGAAACGCCCCCGTTTCGGTCGAATACAATAAGCGTGACTAATGCAAAATATCCGAAGCCCAAATACCTGGCCGTGCTCATAAACACCTCATCAGTGATCATTACGATGCCTTCTGCGAACGAAATTAGAGGCAAATAAGCTGCGGGACCATACGGAATATGTctcaatatacatatgtatgtataggTCGGGGTCATAAATCGCGGCATGGATCGCCActcgttaaaaaattaaattaataaaacataatTTGCGCACAAGGGAATAAAGACGATCAAAATGACCAAATCGGAGCTCCAAATGAGCTGCCCACTACTTTCCACAGATCGTTCTCTCTTCTCTTtgggtaatcttttcggattAATACCCTTTCGGAGGGTTCAACAAATCTATCggtaaaaaagcaaaaaaatgtttatttaaattaagaaaatatttctttgatttatatattttatggccaaaatatattatttaatcttATTATCGATTTTAATTGCTGtgcataacaaataaaaaatatttatatattcaaggaactttaaacatatattttattttgcatctTATAACAagctaataattattttattagtaaGCTTTACAGACAGAAGAATTCGCTATTCGTTTAAATGGTTTTCATTAatataacacaattttaaatagtgTATATAAAAGAGTATTTGGCACTTCtcgtgatttttattttcgttaggtattgatacatatatattttatacagtatttttttttgtggggcgTTTGCGACGACGGCATTTGCTGATAATGATCGATTTGGCGCTCGAGAAATGTGTCAAAAGCAACACCAAAGTCACTCGAATGAGTCGGCGAATTTGATTGGGCGGATGATTGATGAAACGGATTGGAATCGTGGCTTATAACGGGGGGCAATATTATAGTGGAGGGCCCGCCGGAAGGACCCTTATAATGGATTGTTCACCGTCGGCGGGGGGCTGGAATTAACGATAATTGGATTATAATTTGTTGAGGGACTTCTAAGTCGAGAGCGATTCCTAATCGAAATTTAGTTGTGCCCCCCAAAACCATTTATTTTGCTAGTTTTCGCCATCACAACtacaatatttcttaaatagttTCAAAATTACTTTGACTTTgcatcatttttatatttgcaatATAAACTCCAAACATATTTCGTAAAAATAGGATTACTTGCATTTCGGCAAACTGAACTATTTATTATActtattgaaatattattatattatttctaaGACCTAAAgaccttttataatttttttaaattgattccTATGTTTATGTGAACACAACAacatttcatatattttcaactATAAAATTTGGGGTGATTatcgaaatatttttcactattatttaactatttatagtttaaaatattttaaaatttgaattattttactttaaaaaaaccttTGACACTTTGAAAATTATACCCATAATTTGGCATGGTCAACACATTTTTGGCATAGTGTCCCACCGATTTGTTAACTCTTTCCATCTCGACATTTGCCCAGATTTCCCGGATTTGCCTCCCAAATTTACCGCCCCAAAAACACCGAAACTCACCACTCAACCGCTGCAAATCCAATTTGTTTGCTTAGGATGCATGAACCACAAATCAATTACGCGCCCtcttcaacaacaacaaccacagaacacagcaacaacaacagcggcaattacaaaaactaaaacaacagcaaaccaaaaaaaataaaaagcagcgGGAAGGAAAAACTACACGGctcaaattaatgaaaatccAATGAAAAGCGCCACATGCAGAGCGAGTACACGGGGAAAACTCCACACATTTTGGGCATCCACAGTCGTGTTCACAAAAGTATTGACACTGGCCTAAATAAATGAGAAATTGTTGATtaggtaataaaaataaataaaatgctacaATAAGTAGATatgatttgttaaataaataaataaatacaaagaaatttatattaattgatatttggaaataaatctataaatgtataactaaaataagggaaaaaaacaatttttgatgattgcaaaataaaggaaaaaagtaactgaaaatatacaattttttatatcttGGTGCTggatagtttaattttttggccagtttattataaattaaaataatagaaataaatcTACAACTGTATAcccaaatatataaaacaaggaaataagtaaacagataattttaaaaataatttttaattgcaaaaaaaaggtttataaaccgggaaatt
This window contains:
- the LOC108065481 gene encoding accessory gland protein Acp29AB-like; this encodes MLRLIYFPMLLLIILVSQGSVAKSEENGRSTCLLQDPQNQCGDFCLSKINPIIELVPETNSKLERIHGEQQSIQMKLLAVQSKLEISMQSKLDAQLLAVQKKLEDQNTALFKSFEERFETKVEAQLKELQNKAENQLMALANQLSALQKTLFETLSTINSKIIPPKFELIGSRHFYIENNIVQSWDKAAETCRAMGGYLAAFKTQEELAAIMPKLDSLSWYWTGIKHLKEDGTFISTASGKPATIFRWKKGEPNNSGACVELDKWGMRDIRCSFGRYFICQLDNET